A single window of [Clostridium] hylemonae DSM 15053 DNA harbors:
- a CDS encoding ATP-binding protein has product MKKTFGNIIFFSLVITLAAQLNINLFITDFKLSVAVICFPAFLFIAQSFPVLPVTVLGAAGVFASRLLLVWFQSGRLAGAVRSYFPEVIFYLCYGLAFYLYTRRSGGRLPGRNKALLPLFLIDYGANLVELLFRIRLGAFTPKAQASILLAAAVRTAVVWCVLTVFAHYKLLLLKQEHEERYKRLVLLISKLNGEVVWMKKNTALIEDTMSTSYRLYEKLKSADENGALSKAALKVAKDIHEVKKEYLLIMRGISEALNEELEGGGMYVDELLNLLKDTLTLSAEEQEKTLIIETDCRDRIYTNQHYALMSIFRNLLTNALEAAIKDEVHIYVGEKSEKDTFIFTVTDDGPGIPEEDQTEIFKTGFSTKINFSTGEVNRGLGLSLVRDLAEDQFGGTLTLSSVPGNTTFTLRIPAEKMKVVI; this is encoded by the coding sequence ATGAAAAAAACTTTTGGAAATATTATATTTTTCAGCCTGGTCATAACGTTGGCCGCGCAGCTCAATATCAACCTGTTTATCACAGACTTCAAGCTGTCTGTCGCCGTCATATGTTTCCCGGCTTTTTTATTTATCGCTCAGTCTTTTCCGGTCCTGCCGGTGACTGTGCTCGGGGCGGCCGGGGTGTTTGCCTCCCGTCTGCTGCTCGTCTGGTTTCAGAGCGGCCGTCTGGCCGGGGCCGTCCGCTCCTATTTTCCTGAGGTGATCTTCTATCTCTGCTACGGACTGGCCTTTTACCTTTATACCCGCCGGTCTGGCGGACGCCTTCCGGGCAGAAACAAAGCGCTCCTTCCGCTGTTTCTCATCGACTACGGCGCCAATCTTGTGGAGCTGCTGTTCCGCATCCGCCTCGGCGCTTTTACGCCGAAGGCACAGGCGAGCATACTCCTTGCAGCGGCGGTCCGCACAGCCGTTGTATGGTGTGTCCTGACTGTGTTTGCACATTACAAGCTCCTTCTTCTGAAGCAGGAGCATGAAGAGCGTTATAAACGCCTCGTCCTGCTCATCTCGAAGCTGAACGGCGAGGTTGTCTGGATGAAAAAGAATACCGCCCTCATCGAGGATACGATGAGCACTTCCTACCGTCTCTATGAAAAACTAAAGAGCGCGGACGAGAACGGCGCACTCTCAAAAGCCGCCCTGAAGGTGGCAAAAGACATCCACGAAGTAAAGAAAGAATATCTGCTCATCATGCGCGGCATATCTGAGGCGCTCAACGAAGAACTAGAAGGCGGCGGCATGTATGTCGATGAACTTCTGAACCTTCTGAAAGACACATTAACGCTGTCAGCAGAGGAGCAGGAAAAAACACTTATAATAGAGACCGACTGCCGCGACCGCATCTACACAAACCAGCATTACGCCCTTATGTCCATCTTCCGCAACCTGCTGACGAACGCGCTGGAGGCTGCTATAAAAGATGAAGTACATATATATGTCGGAGAAAAAAGTGAAAAGGACACTTTTATATTCACAGTCACGGACGACGGACCCGGTATCCCCGAAGAGGATCAGACAGAAATATTTAAGACCGGATTTTCCACAAAAATAAACTTCTCAACCGGAGAGGTGAACCGGGGCCTTGGGCTCAGCCTTGTCCGGGACCTGGCAGAGGACCAGTTCGGCGGGACGCTGACTCTTTCCTCTGTTCCCGGCAATACAACATTTACCCTTAGAATTCCAGCAGAAAAAATGAAGGTGGTTATATAA
- a CDS encoding response regulator, with protein MKFYLIDDDRNILNILKLIITNRKLGTVCGTSLSGSDALEDVQTLAPDIIIVDLLMTDMDGISFVRKAGSLLPRTAFIMLSQVSSKDMIASAYEAGVEYYIQKPVNSVEVENVISKVSRQLSMQRTIRKMQHIFMDEMPAASPEPEREAPAAIASRTVLTNILQRLGISGDTGSRDIITAVEYLLEHDGQINDMTLSELCGRFSDSPKSMEQRIRRTANTGMVNLAHLGIEDYGNEIFTEYSNTLYNFEQVRREMDYIRGKSDRHGNVKIKNFLNALVVYSQNRQ; from the coding sequence ATGAAATTTTATCTCATCGACGATGACCGTAACATATTAAATATATTAAAGCTGATCATCACGAACCGGAAGCTCGGAACTGTGTGCGGCACATCCTTAAGCGGTTCGGATGCCCTGGAGGACGTACAGACGCTCGCCCCGGATATTATCATCGTAGACTTGCTTATGACCGACATGGACGGCATCTCCTTTGTCCGCAAAGCAGGCAGTCTGCTGCCGCGGACCGCCTTTATCATGCTGTCACAGGTGTCCTCCAAAGATATGATCGCCTCCGCCTATGAGGCAGGAGTCGAATATTATATACAGAAGCCGGTGAACAGCGTGGAGGTGGAAAATGTCATCTCGAAGGTGAGCCGTCAGCTTTCCATGCAGCGGACGATCCGGAAAATGCAGCATATCTTTATGGACGAGATGCCGGCCGCTTCCCCGGAACCGGAACGCGAAGCCCCTGCCGCCATCGCCTCGAGAACCGTGCTGACAAATATACTCCAGAGGCTTGGCATAAGCGGGGATACCGGCAGCAGGGATATCATCACAGCGGTGGAATACCTGCTGGAACACGACGGTCAGATCAATGACATGACGCTCAGCGAACTGTGCGGCAGGTTCAGCGACTCCCCAAAGTCCATGGAACAGCGTATCCGCCGGACCGCCAACACAGGGATGGTGAACCTTGCGCATCTCGGCATCGAGGATTATGGAAATGAGATCTTCACAGAGTATTCCAACACACTTTATAACTTTGAGCAGGTGCGCAGAGAGATGGACTATATCCGTGGAAAAAGCGACCGGCACGGCAACGTCAAGATCAAAAACTTTCTGAATGCGCTTGTCGTTTACAGCCAGAACCGACAGTAA
- a CDS encoding PTS sugar transporter subunit IIC, with protein sequence MFTIVSGIGLLLVTLAGFSLFSLKMPKGQLAMSGMANAAIATFLIEAVHKYITGDLLGIAFFHSLGETAGGLGGVAAAAMVPICMGANPVLAIVAGVAVGGYGILPGFIAGYIVGLLAPVIEEKLPEGLNIIGGALLIAPLARIIVITVNPAVNATLAAIGGTISAATEQSPVVMGFLLGGIIKMICTSPLSSMALTAMLGLDGLAMGIAAIACVGGSFTNGLIFSRLKLGDRSNVMAVMLEPLTQADIITSNPLPIYCSNFFGGGFAGISAAVFHIVNNAPGTASPIPGLLAPFAFNPASHVIGALLFAILGGCVAGIAGSRVFRQKIKVPAVPANDERGQTPVATGV encoded by the coding sequence ATGTTTACAATCGTATCGGGAATCGGATTATTACTTGTCACGCTGGCCGGATTTTCACTCTTCAGCCTGAAAATGCCTAAAGGACAGCTTGCCATGTCCGGCATGGCCAACGCGGCCATCGCCACATTTCTCATAGAAGCCGTACACAAATATATCACCGGAGATCTGCTCGGCATAGCGTTTTTCCACAGTCTCGGAGAGACTGCCGGAGGTCTGGGCGGAGTCGCAGCCGCCGCCATGGTGCCGATCTGCATGGGCGCCAATCCGGTGCTGGCGATCGTCGCCGGCGTGGCCGTCGGCGGATACGGAATTCTTCCCGGCTTTATCGCCGGTTACATCGTCGGGCTTCTCGCCCCTGTCATAGAAGAAAAACTGCCCGAAGGGCTGAATATCATCGGCGGAGCGCTGCTCATCGCGCCTCTGGCCCGCATCATCGTCATCACAGTCAACCCTGCCGTCAATGCAACGCTTGCGGCCATCGGCGGCACCATATCCGCCGCCACAGAGCAGTCCCCTGTTGTCATGGGCTTTCTGCTCGGCGGCATCATAAAGATGATCTGCACCTCACCGCTTAGCTCCATGGCGCTGACCGCCATGCTCGGCCTTGACGGGCTGGCGATGGGCATTGCAGCCATCGCATGCGTGGGAGGTTCCTTCACAAACGGACTCATCTTCTCCCGTCTGAAGCTCGGAGACAGGAGCAATGTCATGGCCGTTATGCTCGAGCCGCTCACACAGGCAGATATCATTACATCCAACCCGCTTCCTATCTACTGCTCTAATTTCTTCGGCGGAGGTTTCGCCGGGATCTCAGCAGCAGTGTTCCATATTGTGAATAATGCACCAGGGACAGCATCCCCGATTCCGGGACTTTTAGCGCCGTTCGCATTCAACCCTGCGTCACATGTCATCGGCGCCCTCCTCTTCGCCATATTAGGCGGATGTGTGGCAGGCATCGCCGGCAGCAGGGTATTTCGTCAGAAAATAAAAGTCCCCGCTGTTCCTGCAAATGACGAAAGGGGTCAGACCCCTGTCGCCACAGGGGTCTGA
- a CDS encoding double-cubane-cluster-containing anaerobic reductase has product MEVIKELPEVFEEFAEQRKNSFLGVKELKDKGVPIVGAYCTYFPQEIAMAMGAATVGLCSTSDETIPEAEKDLPKNLCPLIKSSYGFAKTDKCPFFYFSDVVVGETTCDGKKKMYEYMKEFKDVFLMELPNTQGEEALKLWKSEIIRFREYLEQKFDVEITEEMIREAVKVNNAGRRSLKKLYEVMRNDPAPIKGQDLFKVLYGSTFKFDRAAIPDEVDALVDKIKREYAQGRMEEKKPRILVTGCPIGGASEKVIRAIEDNGGIVVTYENCTGAKSIDKLVDEDNPDIYDALARRYLNIGCSVMTPNPNRLELLGRLIDEYKVDGVVEMVLQACHTYNVETLGIRRFVNEKKNIPYISVETDYSQADIGQLNTRIAAFIEML; this is encoded by the coding sequence ATGGAAGTGATTAAAGAACTGCCGGAAGTATTTGAGGAATTTGCCGAACAGCGCAAAAATTCTTTTCTCGGCGTGAAGGAGCTGAAGGATAAAGGAGTGCCAATCGTAGGCGCTTACTGTACGTATTTTCCGCAGGAGATCGCCATGGCCATGGGAGCGGCGACTGTGGGACTGTGCTCCACATCAGATGAGACGATACCGGAGGCAGAAAAAGATCTGCCGAAAAACTTATGTCCGCTCATCAAGTCCAGCTATGGATTTGCGAAGACTGACAAATGCCCGTTCTTTTACTTTTCCGACGTAGTTGTCGGGGAGACGACGTGCGACGGCAAGAAAAAGATGTATGAATACATGAAAGAGTTCAAGGATGTATTTCTCATGGAACTGCCGAACACACAGGGGGAAGAGGCGCTGAAGCTTTGGAAAAGCGAGATCATCCGGTTCAGGGAATATCTGGAGCAGAAATTTGACGTGGAAATCACCGAAGAGATGATCAGGGAAGCGGTGAAAGTGAACAATGCGGGGCGACGCTCACTGAAAAAGCTCTATGAAGTCATGCGAAATGACCCGGCGCCTATAAAAGGCCAGGACTTGTTCAAAGTCCTCTACGGCAGTACGTTCAAATTTGACCGCGCGGCGATCCCGGACGAGGTAGACGCGCTGGTTGATAAGATCAAAAGAGAATATGCCCAGGGCAGGATGGAAGAGAAAAAACCGCGCATTCTCGTGACAGGATGTCCGATAGGCGGGGCGTCCGAAAAAGTGATCAGGGCGATAGAAGACAACGGAGGGATCGTCGTGACATACGAGAACTGTACCGGCGCGAAATCTATCGATAAGCTTGTGGACGAGGACAACCCCGATATATACGACGCGCTGGCCAGAAGATATCTGAATATCGGCTGCTCCGTCATGACGCCCAACCCGAACCGCCTGGAGCTGCTTGGAAGGCTCATTGATGAATATAAAGTCGACGGCGTGGTGGAGATGGTGCTGCAGGCCTGTCATACATACAACGTAGAGACACTCGGCATAAGAAGATTCGTGAACGAAAAGAAGAACATTCCTTATATCAGTGTGGAGACAGATTATTCCCAGGCCGACATCGGGCAGCTCAATACGAGGATCGCGGCATTTATAGAAATGCTGTAG
- a CDS encoding peptidase U32 family protein, with protein MARHPELLIPASSLEVLKTAVIFGADAVYIGGEAFGLRAKAKNFSMDDMREGIRFAHERGVKVYVTANILAHNDDLPGVREYFKELKEIGPDALIIADPAVFEIAGEICPEIERHISTQANNTNYGTYLFWWKQGAKRVVSARELSLAEIKEIREKIPDGMEIESFVHGAMCISYSGRCLLSNYFTGRDANRGACTHPCRWKYSIVEETRPGEYMPVYENERGTYIFNSKDLCMIGHIPELIDAGIDSLKIEGRMKTALYVATVARTYRRALDDYARSPELYRKNMPWYLDQISNCTYRQFTTGFYFGKPADESQIYDSNTYVKEYTYLGIISGEQDGMYRIEQRNKFSVGETVEIMKPNGDNVEAVVRRLADEEGNEQDSAPHPKQVLYVDLGCRAELYDILRRAEPDVQE; from the coding sequence ATGGCCAGACATCCTGAATTGTTGATCCCGGCAAGCAGCCTGGAAGTGTTAAAGACAGCGGTAATATTTGGGGCGGACGCGGTGTATATCGGAGGAGAGGCTTTTGGGCTCAGAGCCAAGGCAAAGAATTTTTCTATGGACGACATGAGAGAAGGGATCCGGTTTGCGCATGAGCGCGGTGTCAAAGTGTATGTGACGGCGAACATACTTGCCCATAACGACGACCTGCCCGGTGTGCGGGAATATTTTAAGGAATTGAAAGAGATCGGCCCGGATGCGCTAATTATCGCAGACCCGGCGGTGTTCGAGATCGCGGGGGAGATTTGTCCTGAGATCGAGCGGCATATCAGCACGCAGGCGAACAACACGAATTACGGCACCTATCTCTTCTGGTGGAAGCAGGGGGCAAAGCGTGTCGTGTCGGCCAGAGAGCTTTCTCTTGCGGAGATAAAGGAGATAAGGGAGAAGATCCCGGACGGGATGGAGATCGAGAGCTTCGTGCACGGGGCAATGTGCATCTCTTACTCCGGACGCTGTCTTCTGAGCAATTATTTTACAGGGCGGGACGCCAACAGGGGAGCCTGCACGCACCCGTGCAGATGGAAGTATTCTATCGTTGAGGAGACACGGCCGGGAGAGTATATGCCCGTCTATGAAAATGAGAGGGGCACTTACATTTTCAATTCCAAGGATCTGTGTATGATCGGACATATCCCGGAACTGATCGACGCCGGTATCGACAGTCTCAAGATCGAGGGCCGGATGAAAACCGCGCTGTATGTGGCGACGGTGGCGCGGACGTACCGCAGGGCGCTCGACGATTATGCCAGGAGTCCCGAACTGTACAGGAAAAATATGCCGTGGTATCTCGACCAGATATCCAACTGCACTTACCGGCAGTTCACGACCGGGTTCTATTTCGGCAAGCCGGCCGATGAAAGCCAGATATATGACAGCAATACGTATGTGAAGGAATATACGTATCTCGGCATCATAAGCGGTGAGCAGGACGGAATGTACCGGATCGAACAGCGGAATAAATTTTCTGTGGGAGAGACGGTCGAGATCATGAAACCGAATGGGGATAATGTGGAAGCTGTCGTCAGAAGACTGGCAGATGAAGAGGGAAATGAGCAGGACAGCGCTCCCCACCCGAAGCAGGTGCTGTATGTAGACTTGGGATGCAGGGCAGAGCTGTATGACATTTTGCGAAGAGCAGAGCCTGACGTACAAGAGTAA
- a CDS encoding O-methyltransferase, with protein sequence MIVDERMVTYIRSLETPETPLLEEIEQEAADTFVPVIRKETQSFLKTVLAMHRPSSILEVGTAVGFSALLMSEYTPEDCHITTIENYKKRIPIARHNFSRAGRDSRITLIEGDALEVMRGLPGPYDFIFMDAAKGQYIHYMPEVLRLLADGGVLMSDNVLQDGDIIESRFAVERRNRTIHSRMREYLYELKHREDLLTSILPLGDGVALSIKRGEKKDGQTS encoded by the coding sequence ATGATAGTTGACGAACGAATGGTTACTTATATACGCAGTCTGGAGACTCCGGAGACACCGCTATTGGAGGAGATCGAACAGGAGGCGGCCGACACGTTTGTGCCGGTGATCCGGAAGGAGACGCAGAGCTTTCTGAAGACGGTCCTTGCCATGCACAGGCCGTCCAGTATTCTTGAGGTAGGGACGGCGGTCGGGTTTTCGGCGCTGCTCATGAGTGAATATACGCCGGAGGACTGTCATATCACGACGATCGAAAATTATAAGAAGAGGATTCCGATCGCGCGGCATAATTTCAGCCGCGCAGGCAGGGACAGCCGGATCACGCTCATAGAAGGGGATGCCCTGGAAGTGATGAGGGGGCTTCCCGGTCCGTATGATTTTATCTTTATGGACGCCGCAAAGGGACAGTATATCCATTACATGCCCGAGGTTCTCCGGCTGCTTGCGGACGGAGGCGTTCTCATGTCCGATAATGTGCTTCAGGACGGTGATATCATTGAGTCACGGTTTGCGGTAGAGCGGCGCAACCGTACGATCCACAGCCGTATGAGAGAATATTTGTATGAATTAAAACACAGAGAAGATCTGCTCACATCGATTCTCCCGCTCGGGGACGGTGTGGCGCTCAGCATAAAACGAGGAGAGAAAAAAGATGGCCAGACATCCTGA
- a CDS encoding ribonuclease J has protein sequence MKKENNGKLRIIPLGGLEKIGMNITAFEYEDSIIVVDCGLAFPEDDMLGIDLVIPDVTYLKDNIQKVKGFVITHGHEDHIGALSYVLKEMNLPIYATKLTMGIIEKKFTEHNLLRSTRRKVVKHGQSINLGQFRIEFIKTNHSIQDAAALAIYSPAGIVVHTGDFKVDYTPVFGDAIDLQRFAEIGKKGVLALMSDSTNAERPGFTQSERTVGHTFDHIFAEHQNTRIIIATFASNVDRVQQIINSACKYDRKVVVEGRSMVNIIAVARELGYLNVPDNALIEIDQLRNYPPEKTVLITTGSQGESMAALSRMAADVHKKVTIMPGDTVIFSSNPIPGNEKSVSKVINELSAKGANVIFQDAHVSGHACQEELKLIYSLVKPKYAIPVHGEYRHLKANAGIAQTLGIPKENIFILQSGEVLELNSKEAKVADKVHTGEILVDGLGVGDVGNIVLRDRQHLAEDGILIVVLSLEKGSNQLLAGPDIVSRGFVYVRESEKLMDEARNVVSNAVEDCLTHQKNADWSKIKLVIRDTMNEYIWKKTKRRPMILPIIMDV, from the coding sequence TTGAAAAAAGAAAACAATGGAAAACTGCGTATCATTCCACTCGGAGGACTGGAGAAAATTGGAATGAACATTACTGCCTTTGAGTATGAAGACAGTATTATTGTCGTGGACTGCGGTCTGGCATTCCCGGAGGATGACATGCTCGGAATCGATCTCGTCATCCCGGATGTCACCTATCTGAAAGACAATATTCAAAAAGTAAAAGGATTTGTGATCACGCATGGTCACGAGGACCATATCGGGGCGCTGTCCTACGTATTGAAAGAGATGAATCTGCCGATATATGCGACAAAGCTCACGATGGGCATCATAGAGAAGAAGTTTACGGAGCACAATCTGCTCAGGAGCACGAGAAGAAAAGTAGTAAAGCACGGACAGTCCATTAATCTCGGACAGTTCAGGATAGAGTTTATAAAGACAAACCACAGTATCCAGGACGCGGCGGCACTGGCCATATATTCACCGGCCGGCATCGTTGTGCACACGGGTGACTTCAAGGTGGATTACACGCCGGTGTTCGGCGATGCCATCGACCTGCAGCGGTTTGCGGAAATCGGCAAAAAAGGTGTGCTGGCGCTCATGTCGGACAGCACGAACGCAGAGCGTCCGGGCTTTACCCAGTCCGAGCGCACGGTAGGGCATACGTTTGACCATATATTTGCGGAACATCAGAATACGAGGATCATTATTGCCACATTTGCGTCCAATGTGGACCGTGTGCAGCAGATCATCAACTCTGCGTGCAAGTATGACCGAAAAGTTGTGGTGGAAGGGCGCAGCATGGTAAATATCATTGCCGTTGCCCGGGAACTTGGCTATCTCAATGTGCCTGACAATGCGCTCATAGAGATCGACCAGCTGAGGAATTATCCTCCGGAAAAGACGGTCCTCATCACGACAGGAAGCCAGGGAGAGTCCATGGCGGCGCTGTCCAGGATGGCGGCGGACGTTCACAAGAAGGTAACGATCATGCCGGGCGATACGGTCATATTCAGTTCAAACCCGATACCGGGAAATGAAAAGTCCGTCTCCAAGGTTATCAATGAACTGTCGGCGAAAGGCGCCAACGTCATCTTCCAGGATGCCCACGTATCGGGACATGCCTGCCAAGAAGAGTTAAAGCTTATATATTCACTCGTTAAACCGAAATACGCGATTCCGGTGCACGGCGAATACCGTCATCTGAAAGCGAACGCAGGGATCGCCCAGACACTCGGCATACCGAAGGAGAATATCTTTATCCTGCAGTCCGGCGAGGTGCTGGAATTGAACAGCAAAGAGGCAAAAGTGGCGGATAAAGTCCACACGGGAGAAATTCTCGTGGACGGTCTCGGTGTAGGAGATGTAGGAAACATCGTTCTGCGCGACAGACAGCATCTGGCGGAGGACGGTATCCTCATCGTAGTGCTGTCGCTGGAAAAAGGCAGCAATCAGCTGCTGGCCGGACCGGACATCGTATCACGCGGCTTCGTGTACGTACGCGAGTCCGAAAAGCTCATGGATGAGGCGAGAAACGTAGTGTCAAACGCTGTGGAGGACTGCCTGACCCATCAGAAGAACGCAGACTGGAGTAAGATAAAGCTCGTGATCCGGGACACAATGAATGAATATATCTGGAAGAAGACAAAGAGAAGACCAATGATTCTTCCGATCATAATGGACGTATAG
- a CDS encoding Fur family transcriptional regulator, with product MSISQEKFKELLKEKGLKVTNQRLLVLEVLADHRDKHMTAEDIYELVKEDYPDIGLATIYRTVQLLLEMQLVDRINLDDGCARYEIGELFLGEAKHHHHHLICKTCGKVLPFKDDLLEELESHIEEATGFHVLDHELKFYGQCKECLERQNSTEKHVEV from the coding sequence ATGTCGATCAGTCAAGAAAAATTTAAAGAATTACTGAAAGAAAAGGGTCTTAAGGTAACCAATCAAAGGTTGCTTGTATTAGAAGTGCTCGCAGATCATCGTGATAAACACATGACTGCGGAAGACATTTACGAACTGGTAAAAGAAGACTATCCTGATATAGGACTGGCGACTATTTACCGGACAGTGCAGTTGTTGCTGGAAATGCAATTAGTGGATCGTATCAATCTGGATGATGGATGTGCGCGTTATGAGATCGGCGAGCTTTTCCTCGGGGAAGCCAAACATCACCATCATCACCTGATATGCAAGACTTGTGGAAAGGTACTGCCTTTTAAGGACGACCTCCTGGAAGAACTGGAGAGTCATATCGAGGAGGCAACGGGGTTCCACGTGTTAGACCACGAATTAAAGTTCTACGGACAATGCAAAGAATGCCTGGAGAGGCAAAATAGTACGGAAAAGCACGTGGAGGTGTAA
- a CDS encoding DUF1292 domain-containing protein — MEKIKFMSEEMQEEAEFFVLEQTKVNGVSYILVTDSEEDDAECLILKDTTTDESSDSIYEIVEDDVEIGAVSKVFEELLEDVVIER, encoded by the coding sequence ATGGAGAAAATCAAATTCATGTCTGAAGAAATGCAGGAAGAAGCAGAATTTTTCGTGCTCGAACAGACAAAAGTCAATGGGGTATCATACATTCTCGTGACAGATTCTGAAGAAGATGACGCAGAATGTCTCATTTTAAAGGATACGACAACGGATGAAAGCTCAGACAGCATCTATGAGATCGTGGAAGATGATGTAGAGATTGGCGCTGTATCAAAAGTGTTTGAAGAACTGCTGGAAGATGTTGTTATTGAAAGGTAG
- the ruvX gene encoding Holliday junction resolvase RuvX, translating into MRIMGLDYGEKTVGVAVSDPLGLTAQGIETIFRKEENKLRQTCARIEELIREYEVERIVLGLPKHMNNDIGDRAEQSLEFGEMLKRRTGLEVVMWDERLTTVEAERTLIENKVRREDRKKYIDKIAAVFILQGYLDSIYVGQE; encoded by the coding sequence ATGAGAATTATGGGACTGGATTACGGCGAAAAGACGGTCGGTGTAGCTGTCAGTGATCCGCTGGGGCTGACTGCCCAGGGAATCGAGACGATATTTCGCAAGGAGGAGAACAAGCTGCGCCAAACCTGTGCCAGGATAGAAGAACTTATCCGTGAGTACGAGGTGGAGCGTATTGTGCTCGGCCTTCCGAAGCATATGAATAATGATATTGGTGATCGGGCGGAACAATCATTGGAGTTTGGTGAGATGCTTAAAAGACGGACCGGCCTTGAGGTCGTGATGTGGGATGAGCGTCTGACTACAGTGGAAGCGGAACGGACTTTAATTGAAAATAAGGTAAGACGTGAGGACCGCAAAAAATATATCGATAAGATTGCGGCTGTTTTTATATTGCAGGGATATCTGGATTCCATATATGTGGGACAGGAATGA
- a CDS encoding IreB family regulatory phosphoprotein, whose amino-acid sequence MKDLSNTQFFQVESGPQIQAKDILEIVYKALSEKGYNPVNQIVGYIMSGDPTYITSHNGARSLIMKMERDELVEEMLKTYIEHNGWV is encoded by the coding sequence ATGAAGGATTTAAGCAACACCCAATTTTTTCAGGTAGAAAGCGGTCCACAGATTCAAGCAAAAGATATTCTTGAGATTGTGTACAAAGCATTGAGTGAAAAAGGTTATAATCCGGTCAATCAGATCGTTGGATATATTATGTCAGGAGACCCGACATATATTACGAGCCATAACGGCGCGAGAAGCCTGATTATGAAGATGGAACGGGACGAGCTGGTAGAAGAGATGCTTAAGACGTATATCGAGCATAACGGCTGGGTATAA